In Luteipulveratus mongoliensis, the DNA window TCCTCGAGCTGGTCGGCATCGCGGCCGCTGCCAAGAAACGCGCCGGTGCGTACTCCTTGGGTATGCGCCAGCGCCTCGGCCTGGCTGCCGCCCTGCTCGGCGACCCGCGCGTGCTGATCCTCGACGAGCCCGCCAACGGCCTCGACCCGGAGGGCATCCGCTGGCTGCGGGGTTTCTTGCGTCACCTCTCCAGCGAGGGCAAGACGATCCTGATCTCCAGCCACATGCTCAGCGAGGTCGAGCAGACGGTCGACGACGTCGTCATCATCGCCAACGGCCGGCTGGTCCGGCAGGGATCGATCGGCGAGCTGCACGGCGCCCGCCGGTCCCTCGTCCGCACCACAGACGCGCCGCGGCTGGCCCGGGCTCTGTCCGACGCCGGGCACGCAGTGCAGCAGACCGGCAACGACAGCCTCGAGGTCACCGGTGACGACCCACGTCACATCGGTGACACCGCACTCGCGATCGGCCTGCCGATCTATGAGCTGCGCGAGTCCAAGTCCGACCTGGAGGACATGTTCTTCGAGCTGACCTCCGCGCCCGAGAACCGCAACCGCAACCTGGGTGACGGCACCCCGCCGCCCAGCTTCGACGTACAGCAGGGAGGGGGTCAGTAATGGGCGCCGCCATCAAGTCTGAGATCCGCAAGATCTTCACCACGCGGATGTGGTGGGGAATGCTGATCGGGATGGTCATCATCGCGGCCCTGCTGTCGATGCTGTTCGCCTCGCTCGTCGGCACGGACAACGCCGACGACGACAGTGGCAGCGGCAACCCGTTCAAGACGATGACGCCGGGCACCGCGCAGCTGATCTACTCCGCCGGCATCAACTTCAACCTCACGACGCTGATCCCGCTGGCGCTCGGCGTCATGCTCATCACCAACGAGTACCGCCACAAGACGATCAGCTCGACCTTCTTGGCGACGCCCAACCGGGCCACCGTGCTCATCTCCAAGATCATCGCGCTGATCCCGCTCGGCATCGTCTACGGGATCCTGCACGACGTCGCGAGCGTCGCCGGTGCGAGCCCGATCCTGTCGAGCAAGGGCGCACCGATGCTGCTCGGCGACTCCGACGTCCAGCAGACGTTCTTGCTGTGCATCCTGGCCTTCACGCTGTGGCTGCTGCTCGGCTTCGGCTTCGGGATGCTGGTCCGCAACCAGGTGGCCGCCGTCATGTCGGCTGTGGGCGTCGCGTTCGTCCTGCACATCGCGCTGAACATCTTCTTCGGCGCGAAGAACTGGGACACCGCAGCCAAGTTCCTGCCGGGCAACCTGACCTCGGGCCTGCTCGTCACGAGTGACCCGACCGCCGGACAGGCGACCACGCAGGACGCCGGCGCGAACTACTTCGACCAGTGGTGGCAGTCCGGCGGAGTGCTGCTCATCTACGCCCTGGTCCTCGCCGGGATCGGTGCCTTCCTGACCACCAAGCGGGACATCACCTGAGCCCTGCCGTTCGTGGTCAACGAGGCGCGTGTCGTACGTCGACACGCGCCTCGTCCATGCGGTGGGCCGGGCCTTCGACCGCCGACCTGCCGCAGTAGGCTTGCCCTTGTCTGTGCTATACGCGCAGGTGGATCATCCGACGCATCAGAATCGACGCACGAAAGAGGCGCATCCGCGTGTCATCTCAGTCCTCCAGCGGCGACCCACTCGCGGCCTTCGGCCCGAATGAGTGGCTAGTGGACGAGCTCTACCAGCAGTACCTCACCGACAAGAACTCCGTGGACGAGGCGTGGTGGGAGTTCTTCGCGGACTACCAGCCCGAGGGGTCCTCGCCCAACGGCAAGCCGGCGCCCACGCCGAGCAACGGTGCGTCCGCGCCGGCTGCTGCGACGCCGCCCGCTCCTGCTCCCGCCACACCAGCGGCCGCGCCTGCGCAGGAGCCCGCGAGCGCCCCGACGCCGAAGGCGGTGCCCGCCGCGCAGGCGCCCGCCGGAGCGCCGGAGTCGGCCGCTGCCGAGAACATCCCGGCGAGCGACGTCACGCCGGAGCAGCCCGAGCTCGTCGACCACACCGCACCCGGCCAGCCCGACCCGGCCAAGGCCGAGGTCATCGCGAGCCGCCTGACCCCGCGCGACGGCTTCAGCACCTCCGTCGAGCCGGTCGAAAACGTCAGCGCCTCCGAGTCCGTGCCGCTGCGTGGCGTCGCTGCACGCATCGTCACCAACATGGAGGACAGCCTCGAGGTCCCGACCGCGACGAGCGTGCGCGCCGTCCCGGCCAAGCTGCTGATCGACAACCGCATCGTCGTCAACAACCACCTGTCCCGCAGTCGCGGCGGCAAGGTGAGCTTCACGCATCTCATCGGCTACGCCATCGTCAAGGCGTTGAAGGACATGCCGGAGATGAACTACGCGCTCGGCACCGACGAGAAGGGCAAGCCGCAGCTGCTCAAGCCCGGCCACATCAACTTCGGCCTGGCGATCGACCTCCAGAAGGACGACGGCACGCGCACCCTCGTGGTGCCCAGCATCAAGGGCGCCGAGAAGATGGACTTCGCCCAGTTCTGGACGGCGTACGAGGACATGGTGCGCAAGGCGCGCACCGGCAAGCTCACCATCGACGACTACGCCGGCACCACGATCAGCCTCACCAACCCGGGCGGCATCGGCACCAACCACTCGGTGCCGCGCCTGATGAAGGGCGCCGGCGCGATCATCGGCGTCGGTGCGCTGGAGTACCCGGCCGAGTGGCAGGGCGCCAGCGAGGAGCACCTGACCCGCAACGCCGTCAGCAAGATCCTCACGCTGACCTCGACCTACGACCACCGCATCATCCAGGGTGCGGTCTCGGGCGAGTTCCTGCGCCGGGTGCACCAGCAGCTGCTCGGCGGGGAGGGTTTCTACGACGAGATCTTCGCGGCGCTGCGCATCCCCTATGAGCCGATTCGCTGGGTGCAGGACATCTCCGTCACCCACGACGACGACATCAACAAGGTCGCGCGCGTCCAGGAGCTCATCCACGCCTATCGCGTACGCGGTCACCTGATGGCTGACACCGACCCGCTGGAGTACAAGCAGCGCAAGCACTACGACCTCGACATCACCACCCACGGGCTGACCCTCTGGGACCTGGACCGCAGCTTCCCCACAGGCGGTTTCGGCGGTCAGCCGTTCCTGAAGCTGCGCAAGATCCTGGGCATCCTGCGCGACTCCTACTGCCGCACCGTCGGTATCGAGTACATGCACATGCAGGACCCGGCCGAGCGGACCTGGATCCAGGACAAGGTCGAGAAGCCGTACGCCAAGGAGTCCCCTGAGGACCAGCTGCGGATCCTGCGCAAGCTCAACGCTGCTGAGGCGTTCGAGACGTTCCTGCAGACCAAGTACGTCGGCCAGAAGCGCTTCAGCCTGGAGGGCGGCGAGTCGGTCATCGCACTGCTCGACCGCATCCTGTCCCACGCGGCCGACGAGAAGATGGACGAGGTCTGCATCGGCATGCCGCACCGCGGCCGCCTCAACGTGCTCGCCAACATCGCGGGCAAGTCGTACGGCCAGATCTTCCGTGAGTTCGAGGGCCAGCAGGACCCCAAGTCCGTGCAGGGCTCCGGCGACGTGAAGTACCACCTCGGCACCGAGGGCGAGTTCGTCTCCGACGAGGGCAACAAGACCAAGGTCTACCTCGCGGCCAACCCGTCCCACCTGGAGGCGGTCGACCCGGTGCTCGAGGGCATCGCGCGCGCCAAGCAGGACCGCATCAACCTGGCCGGCACAGCGTTCACCGTGCTGCCGATCCTGATGCACGGTGACGCGGCGTTCGCCGGTCAGGGAGTCGTCGCCGAGACGCTCAACCTGAGCCAGCTGCGCGGCTACCGCACCGGCGGCACGATCCACATCGTCGTCAACAACCAGGTCGGGTTCACCACCGCGCCCTCCGCGTCGCGCTCCTCGACCTACTCGACCGACGTGGCCCGGATGGTGCAGGCACCGATCTTCCACGTCAACGGTGACGACCCCGAGGCGTGCGTCCGGGTGGCCGAGCTGGCCTACGCGTTCCGCCAGAAGTTCCACAAGGACGTCGTCATCGACATGGTGTGCTACCGCCGCCGTGGTCACAACGAGGGCGACGACCCCTCGATGACGCAGCCGCTGATGTACAACCTCATCGAGGCCAAGCGCAGCGTCCGCAAGCTCTACACCGAGGCCCTGATCGGTCGCGCCGACATCTCGGTCGAGGACGCCGAGGCTGCGCTGAAGGACTACCAGCAGCAGCTCGAGCGGGTCTTCGTCGAGACCAAGGAGGCGCGCAAGCAGGCCGCCGCCGAGGCCGCGGCGCCGGCCAAGCCCGATGCCAGCACCGGCACCGATGCCGAGGGCCACGGCGGCCTGGAGCGTCCGTCGGCGCAGGAGGAGGACGA includes these proteins:
- a CDS encoding ABC transporter permease subunit is translated as MGAAIKSEIRKIFTTRMWWGMLIGMVIIAALLSMLFASLVGTDNADDDSGSGNPFKTMTPGTAQLIYSAGINFNLTTLIPLALGVMLITNEYRHKTISSTFLATPNRATVLISKIIALIPLGIVYGILHDVASVAGASPILSSKGAPMLLGDSDVQQTFLLCILAFTLWLLLGFGFGMLVRNQVAAVMSAVGVAFVLHIALNIFFGAKNWDTAAKFLPGNLTSGLLVTSDPTAGQATTQDAGANYFDQWWQSGGVLLIYALVLAGIGAFLTTKRDIT
- a CDS encoding multifunctional oxoglutarate decarboxylase/oxoglutarate dehydrogenase thiamine pyrophosphate-binding subunit/dihydrolipoyllysine-residue succinyltransferase subunit, whose amino-acid sequence is MSSQSSSGDPLAAFGPNEWLVDELYQQYLTDKNSVDEAWWEFFADYQPEGSSPNGKPAPTPSNGASAPAAATPPAPAPATPAAAPAQEPASAPTPKAVPAAQAPAGAPESAAAENIPASDVTPEQPELVDHTAPGQPDPAKAEVIASRLTPRDGFSTSVEPVENVSASESVPLRGVAARIVTNMEDSLEVPTATSVRAVPAKLLIDNRIVVNNHLSRSRGGKVSFTHLIGYAIVKALKDMPEMNYALGTDEKGKPQLLKPGHINFGLAIDLQKDDGTRTLVVPSIKGAEKMDFAQFWTAYEDMVRKARTGKLTIDDYAGTTISLTNPGGIGTNHSVPRLMKGAGAIIGVGALEYPAEWQGASEEHLTRNAVSKILTLTSTYDHRIIQGAVSGEFLRRVHQQLLGGEGFYDEIFAALRIPYEPIRWVQDISVTHDDDINKVARVQELIHAYRVRGHLMADTDPLEYKQRKHYDLDITTHGLTLWDLDRSFPTGGFGGQPFLKLRKILGILRDSYCRTVGIEYMHMQDPAERTWIQDKVEKPYAKESPEDQLRILRKLNAAEAFETFLQTKYVGQKRFSLEGGESVIALLDRILSHAADEKMDEVCIGMPHRGRLNVLANIAGKSYGQIFREFEGQQDPKSVQGSGDVKYHLGTEGEFVSDEGNKTKVYLAANPSHLEAVDPVLEGIARAKQDRINLAGTAFTVLPILMHGDAAFAGQGVVAETLNLSQLRGYRTGGTIHIVVNNQVGFTTAPSASRSSTYSTDVARMVQAPIFHVNGDDPEACVRVAELAYAFRQKFHKDVVIDMVCYRRRGHNEGDDPSMTQPLMYNLIEAKRSVRKLYTEALIGRADISVEDAEAALKDYQQQLERVFVETKEARKQAAAEAAAPAKPDASTGTDAEGHGGLERPSAQEEDDRRGWQQTTRGTAISARDLKLLGDTWVNPPEGFTLHPKLKQLMDRRAAMTSEGGIDWAMGELMALGSLLVDGTPVRLTGQDTRRGTFVQRHSVLIDKKTGAEWTPLRYLSDGQAWFWVYDSLLSEFAAMGFEYGYSVERPDALVLWEAQFGDFANGAQSIIDEFISSSEQKWAQRSSVVLLLPHGYEGQGPDHSSARIERFLSMCAEDNMTVAYPSTPASYFHLLRRQAYARPRRPLIVFTPKQLLRLKAATSSPDDFTSGTFRPVIPDTTVPSDKVTRVLLASSRIVYDLEAERTRLEDQTTAIVRVEQLAPIPAAEIADAVKNYPNAELVWVQDEPKNQGAWPFMALNLPDLLVAQGEKRSLRVVSRAASASPASGSPRKHQAQQAELMCAAFER
- a CDS encoding ABC transporter ATP-binding protein; protein product: MTAASVPVHPPAPGARIEINGLSKVFGDFRAVDNLSFVVEPGRVTGFLGPNGAGKTTTLRMLLGLIRPTEGTATINGQPYASLPDPMQTVGSALEATNFHPGRTGRDHLRVIAAASKVPDARVDELLELVGIAAAAKKRAGAYSLGMRQRLGLAAALLGDPRVLILDEPANGLDPEGIRWLRGFLRHLSSEGKTILISSHMLSEVEQTVDDVVIIANGRLVRQGSIGELHGARRSLVRTTDAPRLARALSDAGHAVQQTGNDSLEVTGDDPRHIGDTALAIGLPIYELRESKSDLEDMFFELTSAPENRNRNLGDGTPPPSFDVQQGGGQ